One part of the Lytechinus pictus isolate F3 Inbred chromosome 3, Lp3.0, whole genome shotgun sequence genome encodes these proteins:
- the LOC135153472 gene encoding uncharacterized protein K02A2.6-like, with the protein MICSVDSQEHESREEWKVNLIVNNEPVEFKIDTGAQANILPETIYHKLKPKPKLQKAKVKLTGYYETNIPVKGRYYVQMEYKGIKHSVQCLIIPGNRQPLLGLRTSEELYLVKRVYHVDKQTEIKTGKTVVQDYDNVFVGLGCLPGKHHITLKDNAQPVQHACRKVPFPIQKKLKEELDKMENMDVIKQVDEPTDWMSSLVVVKKKNGQLRVCLDPRDLNRAIKREHYKLPSRAEISSQFAGAKYFSKLDASSGFWQIQLDEDSSKLCTFITPYGRYRFLRLPFGICSAPEVFHKIIHNLFVDVPGVNTMMDDIVVWGSTQEEHDDRLRKVLDIAQKSNLKLNRDKCEFNVNQMTFIGDLISQDGVRPDPKKWLPSETWQDQHIDTKSVRGRKDEQKVKQKERFDKHARDLPKLKPGDNVILQDMKTNTWSQRGIIKSVNNHNRSYQIETATGEIRRRNRRHIRPDPRRQAESIPLPTQDDFELDDSTDAEPASDVRASSSSSRTEADESLNRQIV; encoded by the exons ATGATTTGTTCAGTTGATTCACAGGAACATGAATCAAGGGAAGAGTGGAAAGTCAATTTGATAGTCAATAATGAGCCAGTTGAGTTCAAGATAGATACTGGAGCTCAGGCTAATATCCTCCCTGAaacaatctatcacaaattgaAACCGAAACCAAAACTACAAAAAGCCAAAGTGAAGTTAACAGGTTACTATGAGACAAACATTCCAGTAAAAGGTCGTTATTATGTCCAAATGGAGTACAAAGGAATAAAACACAGTGTTCAATGTTTAATCATTCCTGGAAATCGTCAACCATTGCTAGGTCTCAGGACGAGTGAAGAGTTATATCTAGTAAAACGCGTCTATCATGTTGATAAACAAACAGAGATAAAAACAGGCAAAACTGTAGTGCAAGATTATGACAATGTATTTGTAGGATTAGGATGTCTTCCAGGCAAACACCACATCACATTGAAAGACAATGCACAACCAGTTCAACATGCATGTCGCAAAGTTCCATTTCCAATTCAAAAGAAACTAAAAGAGGAGCTAGATAAGATGGAAAATATGGATGTAATCAAACAGGTTGATGAACCGACAGATTGGATGTCTTCTCTTGTTGTagtcaagaaaaagaatggTCAACTCAGAGTCTGTCTAGATCCACGTGATCTAAATCGAGCAATCAAAAGAGAACACTATAAATTGCCTTCTAGAGCTGAAATATCCTCTCAGTTTGCTGGAGCCAAGTATTTCAGTAAATTAGATGCATCAAGTGGTTTTTGGCAAATCCAACTTGATGAAGATAGTTCCAAGCTTTGTACATTTATCACTCCATACGGAAGATATAGATTCTTGAGACTACCTTTTGGTATCTGTAGTGCTCCTGAAGTTTTTCACAAGATAATACATAACTTGTTCGTAGATGTACCTGGTGTCAATACCATGATGGATGACATAGTGGTATGGGGAAGCACGCAAGAAGAGCATGACGATCGTCTGAGAAAAGTTCTAGACATCGCACAAAAATCAAACCTGAAACTCAATCGAGACAAGTGTGAGTTCAATGTGAACCAGATGACTTTCATTGGTGACTTGATCAGTCAAGATGGAGTCAGACCAGATCCTAAAAAGTGGCTGCCATCAGAAACATGGCAAGACCAACAT ATTGATACTAAATCTGTGAGGGGAAGAAAGGATGAGCAGAAGGTGAAGCAAAAAGAGCGATTCGATAAACATGCTCGAGACTTGCCAAAGCTAAAACCTGGAGATAATGTGATACTCCAAGACATGAAAACGAATACCTGGTCACAACGTGGTATCATAAAGTCTGTCAATAATCATAACAGATCATACCAAATTGAAACAGCTACAGGCGAGATACGTCGCAGAAACAGACGTCACATCAGGCCAGATCCGAGACGTCAAGCCGAGTCTATTCCACTACCAACACAGGATGACTTCGAGCTAGATGACAGCACAGACGCGGAACCAGCATCTGATGTTCgcgcatcttcatcatcatcccgAACAGAAGCGGACGAGTCGTTAAACCGCCAGATCGTTTAA